In one window of Paraflavitalea soli DNA:
- a CDS encoding porin family protein, with amino-acid sequence MKNATGSFRKLFLLAALTGSLTAAMAQEQQTTSETSLQPKFGIRGGVNLSNLYVDDVKDENMKVGLNVGVFAKFPITKGFSIQPELAYSSKGAKLTYDNILGDGEYRFNLNYVELPVLAVFNLGKNFNIHAGPYAALLTSANIKRLDHETGDVDNIKDLDTDNFKRFDFGLVGGIGFDIENFTLGARYNYGLNEIGDGGLAGEATKNSKNSAFTFYIGIGF; translated from the coding sequence ATGAAAAATGCTACCGGTAGTTTTAGAAAACTATTCCTCCTGGCAGCCCTTACAGGCTCTTTAACAGCAGCCATGGCTCAGGAACAACAAACAACATCAGAAACCAGCCTACAGCCTAAATTCGGCATCAGAGGGGGCGTAAACCTCAGCAACCTATATGTGGATGATGTTAAAGATGAGAACATGAAGGTAGGGCTCAACGTAGGCGTATTTGCCAAGTTCCCCATCACCAAAGGTTTCTCTATCCAACCTGAGTTAGCCTATAGCAGCAAAGGCGCCAAGCTTACCTATGACAACATTTTAGGAGATGGCGAATACCGCTTCAACCTGAATTATGTTGAACTGCCCGTTTTAGCGGTCTTCAACCTGGGTAAAAATTTCAACATCCATGCAGGTCCTTATGCCGCCCTGCTTACTTCAGCCAATATCAAAAGGCTGGACCACGAAACCGGAGATGTTGATAATATCAAGGACCTGGACACCGACAACTTCAAGCGTTTCGACTTTGGCCTCGTGGGTGGTATTGGATTTGACATCGAGAACTTCACCCTGGGTGCCCGGTACAACTACGGCTTGAATGAAATTGGCGATGGCGGACTTGCAGGAGAAGCTACAAAGAATTCAAAGAACAGCGCCTTCACTTTTTACATTGGCATAGGATTCTAA